The following DNA comes from Triticum dicoccoides isolate Atlit2015 ecotype Zavitan unplaced genomic scaffold, WEW_v2.0 scaffold287, whole genome shotgun sequence.
cattggctagagcatgcatttctacatggtatcggagccaatctctttcatcagatcggtctttcaattgcattggctagagcatgcacttctacatcaaGTACTCCCCCGTCCTATATTATGTCAAAAACCTTTTATAATATGGGCTGGATGGAGTAATAAGGAGGTTTGACTAACTTTGTTTGATGCATGCGTGGATGGACGGATGTAGTCAGCAGCTGGGCGTTCGTGGCGGTGGCGACGATCGAGAGCCTCCACTCGATCAAGACGGGGAAGTTGGTGCCCCTATCGGAGCAGCAGCTGGTGGACTGCGACCAGTACAACGGCGGCTGCAACCGGGGCTCCTTCCGCAGGGCCTTCCACTGGGTGCACCAGAACGGCGGCCTCACCATGGAGGCGGAGTACCCATACACAGCGGCGCAGGGGACCTGCAACACCGCCAAGTCCGACCATCATGTCGCCGCCATCACCGGCCACGCCTCGGTCCCAGGCTCGAATGAGCTTGCCATGAAGCACGTCGTTGCCAAGCAGCCCGTCGCCGCGGCCATCGAGCTCGGCAACGACATACAGTTCTACAAGAGCGGCGTCTACTCTGGACCCTGCGGGACGCGACTCCAGCATACCGTCACCGTCGTCGGCTACGACGCCGATGAATCCACGGGTGAAAAGTTCTGGATCGTCAAAAACTCGTGGGGACAGACGTGGGGCGAGCACGGCTACATCCGTATGCAGCGCAAAATCCTCGGCCCGGGGCTCTGTGGCATCATGCTCGACGTCGCCTACCCGACCATGTCAATGTGAGCTATACCGCATCAAAGCGTCATTGATCTACTTCACCGTGTATATATCAATTGTAATTTCACTGGAAGACTACATACATACTATATGAGGCATGTGCACGTGAAACATATGGAATCTGAACCACTTGTTTTGCATCGGACGGCTGAGACAAGTTGACTAACCCAAATAGAATTTTCAGTTGACTTATCCCTAGCCAATACCTTCCTCACCGTTCTCCTTCGGTAAGGGTACTTA
Coding sequences within:
- the LOC119345776 gene encoding ervatamin-C-like; this translates as MAFSPGTWPAITSTILLAWAAAVSGRGVDVGDMLMMDRFLRWQATHNRSYPSVGEKLRRFHVYRDNVEYIDATNRRGNLTYQLSENQFADLTREEFLAKFTSYDGDDRTKDDNAVITTAQGANANMWSSGGVDVSLDPASVDWRAKGAVVPPKAQTSSCFSSWAFVAVATIESLHSIKTGKLVPLSEQQLVDCDQYNGGCNRGSFRRAFHWVHQNGGLTMEAEYPYTAAQGTCNTAKSDHHVAAITGHASVPGSNELAMKHVVAKQPVAAAIELGNDIQFYKSGVYSGPCGTRLQHTVTVVGYDADESTGEKFWIVKNSWGQTWGEHGYIRMQRKILGPGLCGIMLDVAYPTMSM